Genomic DNA from Xiphophorus couchianus chromosome 12, X_couchianus-1.0, whole genome shotgun sequence:
tcacaaacttatTCTATTTGGCTTTTATGTAACTGACCAGCACAGATATGTGTGACATGGAGGGAAAATTATACTGTATAAATGCAGATTTGTGTTTAACCCCATCTACTCTGatatgaacagaaacagaaacacaaggcattaaaatacaaagagaagtaaaacaaaacagccgTGGCAGGAGGAAGTCAGGGAGACTAAGGGAGGGAGACTAATTAACACAAATAGAGCTATGAAAATATCTTCAAAAGGAAAGATGAACACAGATCTAAGAGAATTAACTCCAGATCCAAGCAAGGTggtaggagaaaaaaaagttgttttctaacagagtgtattaattaaatgttacaaacttgaatttaaattgaataataaacactgacaAGGTTAAGTACATATGAATTGAACATTACGTCTCCATCTCTGTTGTGTCCTGATGGACTCTCTCCCTGCTCACCACTCATTGATcccagattctcaggaaacAGATCCatgtgagaacaagtcatgcattttgatgctcatgttgcctCCATatttcagaaagttgacctgattgaccaaaaccaatgtgatttttggattcagcacaAACCCCCAGACAATTTTTTTGGCTGCTGACCGCTGTTATGAGTATTTACCACATTGCAAATTTTAAACTGTAGAACTTTTTTGCAACTTCATCAGTGCAGAACCAAAAATTTGTGTCAGGTTCAAACTAAAAGGGATCAGACCCTTCGATGAAAGCGCGACCGATCAGACGGGTAGCTGTCCTCGCAGGGGCCAATAACTGATCTTCACAGTACAAAGCTGCGCAGCCTCTTTTCATGTCACTTTCATTGAGTGGAGGGCCACCGTGTGAGCTCTGTAAAGAGGCTGTGCCCATTCAAGGGACTAAAGAGGACAAAGCTGAGCTCGCCGTGGTGCCACACAGACTCACAACCAAAATAGGAACGAAGCAAAGCGACAAGGGAGGGCTCAAGAGAACAAGAGGCGGGGAGTGAATTATGTTAAATTCATCTGCTGAATACATTTACTGGAAACTGATCAAAAACTAGACCTCTGTTCAGAGACATTTCACTTATTAAAGGAGATAAAGTGACGGATATTACATATAGTTGATGCCTGAAGACATGCGCTGAGTCTCATTGGAATAATACAAACACTATGCATCAGTTtgcatgaaaatatttaagaagaTGCACTTTATGTGCACATCACAGACAGACACCATGGATGAAGCTGCATGTTggtttccttcttcttcttctgatgGAGCTCTGCAGTAGGATGCAGGTCTGTGTCTCCATCTGTTTGTTATCACAGATGACATCCCTGCTCTGCTCGCTCATCCTGTTTGGCTCAGCAGTCGCATCTCTTCTGGGTGAGTCCTGCAGGCTTCTCTTTCCCACTATACACCAAATAACTTTAATTACAACAATGCATTGGATTTACACCCTAACCGTATCCCAGTTTGGATTTGAGGAGTGCACAATGATGTTGTCTTGCTAATCCACAATTAACAAAGAGCAAACAAATTTAACTGAAATATCATCTTTAAAGAATTAAGATGATGTAGGAAAATTTTTTCTCAACTTGGAGAGATTGATATTGGTTCATAAATGACTTTTACCTTTTAATAcggtttcttttaattttatgcaTGTTTATGTCCAGGACAAAGCATTTAAATAATTCTTCAGCAACACAATGTATGCACTAAGATgcaaaatgcatcataaatcCATAGGATTTATAGCAGCTTTAGTTTGCATCATAAAGTTCTTGCACCATATAATATTTAtagtaaaaactaaatatatgttatgtagaaaacaatttttagccgtgagaaaatatttttgcagaagtTTAAAATACTGCTCTGAGAAAGGATTGCTAGTCAGAAAGTATCGACTCcttttggtttgtatttttaacaaaatgcatCCACGGTGTCACTGTGCATGAATTTATGCTTTATTGTTACCACTGGATGTTTCTTATTGTAATGAACTGTGGTTATTGTGGTGGAGGATGGATGCGGTGGACCCAGGTATTGGTgaaaatgatggttttaatgaagagaaacacaaaatccaggcagcacaggtgagcagtGAGGCTAGGAGCTCTGtcactggtagcaactggaaaCCAgctgataggtttattttgtcataacctgcaaagaatcagccagagacataatttttctaacaccAGCACACGAATGAACCAGAGCAGGGTAGACCAGACACAAGGATCCGACAGGGAGAAGGGCACACAGGTGagtttaaatacacagggagatAATCAGGGGGAACAAGGAACAGCTGGAGACAGTCAAGGGAAAGACTCAGTAATATagaaacatacacaaaaaacaaatccttaCACTTATTGAAATTTTGATGCAATTTACACCCTGCTTTGCTTTTCATATATTGATTCACCCAGTAATGTTGACTCCATCAACCTTTAGTTCTATTAATTTGCCAGGAAATTTAATTTATGAACCTTTTTATGAATTGTTTTATCTGAATTCTACCATAAACTTGAGGCATTTATTATCCATAGTCActtcaaaaacaatatttttttctatccttTTCATCATCCTGATAGTTTTTACACAAACCAAATGGAAAACAGTTATAAATAAGCACATATTCTGTGAGAGATTCCAAACTTCCCCAGTGGTTGCATTTCTGAATGATAACTGGATTTAATATCTGTTAAACGTGTCTCTAATATTTCTGGTTTCCAGGTTTGGAGGATGTTTTCTTTAGTCCCCAGGACCAGACAGTGAAAGAAGGAGAGGCTGTTTTCCTGCAGTGTGTGTCTGGAGAAAGTTCGCCTGCAGCAAACGTCTCATGGCTCAAAGACGGACGGATCGTCACAAGAGGCAGACAGTTTCAGGTGAAGCAGGTcgaaacagaacattttaattggtttttacATCCTAATTGGTCGCTTAGAGAGAcattaagcagattttttttcagaaaaaaatatgttttatctaGATCTTGTACTTCTAAGTTCTGTctaaacttttaacattttaatttatctgcaGTCTGTTTAAAAACTCCTGATTAACTCTGACTGAACAGTTTGATAGCTTTAAAACCTTCTCAATCACCTACAATGATGCTAATGATGCCAATTATCGTTACTTTCCAGATTTCTAGAACTCACTCaattaataaaaaccaaattCAGTCAACAAggtcatattctaatttaatctTGAATCTATTGCTGCTGATAAACTCTCTTctattaagtgaaaaaaaacattattttttgtaacttcgtccttgttcttttcttttgatgtttttcttttgctcaggATTTTTACGCTGATTTTTTCTTCGTATTTGTATCAGCATAAAAAGCTGAATGCATTTAGATGGATCATTGTCAGAATGTGTTTGCTTTACATGCTACTTTCTCAATCaatcttaaatatttgattAGACGAATCGCTTATTTTGAAATCTGAAGTTTTTGGTAGCTTGGAAAGAGACgcagagaaaaataacacatttagataaaaagtgtcattttactgataatttaacaaagctttCTGATTTCTTTCATGTTAAGGGGGAATATGGAGGAGGACAACAGAAGAAAACTTCAGGCACGCTGCACCTTTTCAATGCAACATTGCAGGATGATGGGATATATGTTTGTGTCGCACACAACTCTCTGCTGAACATCAGCAGGAGGAGTAAACCAGCTAAGCTAACTGTGGAAGGTGAGAACAAActcttttaaacacaaacagccaCTTCCTGAAAAACGCTTGCTCCACCCACAACATTTATGACTAACTCAGTCTGTGCGGTAGGTGTTCCTCTGGGTCCGAAGCTCGTCCAGGGCCCTGACAACATCACGGTTACCATGGGAACTGAGGTCTCCATGCAGTGCACAGTCCGTGGCTTCCCTGTTCCCATGGTGCACTGGTTCAAAGACGGCTGCCTCCTGTCGAGGTGCTCGGCCGCATTCAGCCTCCTGAACAATGGGCAGCTGCTCATACTGAGGTCAGACACTCCAGAGGACAGCAGAGAAACATTCAGTTTCTGCTCTCCTGACAGGCTCGTTTTAATGCTGCACAACACGTCTCAAagcatgtgtcaaactcgaggccaaatctggcccgccgtagaTTTTTATGttgccctctagactccaaattacatcaataagtcccaCCAGTTtctcacaaatctgcaaaattctgataaaatcaacagattgccacattttttctaattttactgaaaatgtttttctcaaaattggtcaaaaacattgggttaaatggactgctgcctcagccttacttgattaTAGTCTGTGACTGTTACAGCGAGGAATAAAATCATACATTAGAGCAAATATCATAAagattccttacaaatatttctaaattagcaccacaaaatctgtaattttgactagaaaaaaacacaaaaacaaacaaaatcctgGAGTGACATctatttattactattttaacagtttattgggttttatcaatacaatCTGGCACAACTGGTCCTCTAAGAGTGCTCAGATTagtgatatggcccaaaatgacaCTGAGTTTGAGCTGGTAGAAATGTTGTCCTTTGCTTGTCTCAAATTCTACCAtagaaaacgttttaaaaaaagaacctgCAGCCCTAACTCCAGTCACTGATGTGAATCTGGTCGCTACAACCCATAGATAATCAGATAAACAGATGGTGATTCACAGGTACGTCAATAATCAAGTACCAGAAATGTGATATACATTCAATTCCTTCCTGATGTTTCACATATAATAGGAAAAAAGACTGATGGCAACATCCTTAGTGATTCTAACTCCACCAAACATACACGTACAAACTCACAAATACTCGTTTTAGTGATTTGCTTAAATGTATCATTCATTAATGAACGttggttgtttattttatatttggtgAGTTGGAACCatgtcttgatttatttttgtcaaaaaaaagttttttatgaatttagtttttgtttgatttgtatttcatttctCATAATCACTGTAGAAAACCTTGGTGTTTTAGACCAATGTTGCCCTGAGGCAACAAACCCAGATCTGGTTCTGGGAGGCGTCAGGGTCCGATTTGATGATTGATATGTAATCAGGGACCACAAGCTCCCAAATAatgcaggaaaatatttttcccccaaaaataaaaagtcatgcCATAGAGGGctaatttgtaaaaattataGAATATATAGGTTGAAATATTAATGCTCTGGATTATAATGTTGGAGAAGCAGCTGACAAAATCTACAGTTTCTTTCATCTGGTCTTAATCTTGatgaaaattgtatttgtatttaaattaaagtcCGGCAATTTACAAACCCACAAAGCTCAACATcagtctttattttcataaagtgaatgattttctttcaacattagtgttttatttttgagtttacTGCAGCTTTGCAAACAGTtctttgattacatttttatgagttCTGTTTCTGAAGATCATAGCAACGTTAGTAAATCCTATTAGTACGAGTACTAAGACAAAAACGGAAGATTTTGAATCTTTGAATTTGCGTTTTTATCTGCTGAAATCAAAAGTTTCATGTGTGTTTGTATTAGAAATGTGACAAAGCAGGACGAAGGCTGGTATCACTGTGAAGCATCAATCCAGGAAGAGACTATCAAGTCACAGTCAGCTTTCCTGCTTCTAGCCGGTACtttgaattttaacaaaattatcaAAAAGCAATTACTGTCCCACATTTGAACATGCAGTCATGTGTTTTCAGACATGCATTGGAGTTTTGTGCAGCAGCCCTCAAGCCTGACTGTCAGGAGAGGAGAAAACGTGACGCTCACCTGCAGACCTCCATACAGTCGACCAGAAGCTGATGTGTCCTGGTTCAAAGGCAACCAGCTTCTCTCTCCAGCAGTAAACATGACTGTGTTACCCAGTGGAGACCTCTTCTTTCACAGGTCTCTCTTTTAAAACACATATAATTggataaattactaaaatatcttCCACTCTAGCAAaactttctgcatttttcatGCTTTTCCTTCAGCATCCAGGAGCATGATGGTGGCGTTTACTTCTGCAGGGCGTCGAACTCTCACCTCCAAAGATTCCTTACTTCTAGAAGAGCGACTCTGACTGTGCTGGGTgtgggaaaaacacaaaactacaaATGCTGCCCCAGAATGCAgggcaaaaacacacaatcttaaGTGTTTCTGTTCTAGTTTATAGTGCAagtatcttaatacacttgaaataagactaaactaacttacaagtaacttttcagcaagtaaTTGGGACTTAAaatgacaagaggccctaaaacagctcattctgaaagtaAGTTGTCTTACTTCAAAGTCTACTAAtatatttggactagaaactagaccaaaacacttgttaagattttgtgtttttccagagTCGCATGAAAAAAATGAGTTTGGGTTTCAgaaactttatttcttctttctctttcttcctgTAGCTCCTCCTTTAGTGAAATTGTGGCCCACAGTATTGATGGTTCCTGTGGGAGCCCCAGCAGTGCTGCAGTGTGAGGTGTCCGGTCATCCTTTGCCCTCCATCAGCTGGATGAAAAGAGGCCACTCCAAGCAAACCGGAGGGAAAGTTGCACTAGGGTAGGTTGCCATGTTGGTGTGTTGAATAAAACacttaacaaaaattttaaaaagcgaTACTGTTTAAAAATctcattcttttgttttattctcgCAAAGAATACAAGTgtcttgtttttccatgtttttaaagggaacctgttatgcaaaattcaccttttgcacattttgtacTTCCTTtttgggtctctactgcttctagaaAACACCCACTCATTTCTTGGCAGTAAGTTAATGTTGTTTTACTATCTGAAATATGAGCCATTTCCAAAATGTCCATGGACCTTACTGTAATCTTACAACACAAGTAGAgatccagcacatttggtcagctggttttaccgctatatgcgctgtacaatggctgctggaaaagagaagtgtttttgttattgacttACCATCTAGAAACCACTCTCTATATTTTTGTTGGTtatgcaggaggctctacttctgcttttcaaagatgtacggttgtatgattgcacattttatttcatccaCTTTCAcatgagtgtaaatgttgagtttggggACGTGGCCATCAGCAggttattttgatttaaaatgacaagaggccctaaaacatctcatgacactaaaatctcattatttaagGATGAATCTGCACAAAAGATCTAATGAACATATATTGTATAACCCATAGATCTGTCccaacctgttcaaggaagcataatattTCACCCTTAAAGTTGTCTTCTACACAGTGTTGATCTGCTTTTTCTCTAACTTTGTATCCAGTGCTTGagtatttgaaaaatataatttcttacTTATTAATTGACTTCATTCGTACCGTGTGCCTCTCTCATCCAGACAGAGAAATGCTACTCTCTACATCCAGTCAGCCAGGATCTACGACGAGGCGGTCTACGTGTGTGAAGCCTCCAACGTTTTGGGAAGAAGCCACAGCACAGCCCTGCTGAGAGTTGCTGGTAACCCTTACTCTTACTTTGTACTGAATTTATATCTAAAGGTTCTTGGtccaaaataagaaaagtcTACATTCATGATGATGTTGTGATACAATAAGCTAAAAAACACAACCTTCTCTGGGAATGAAGCACCGTTTCCACAAATCAGtaatcaaatcattttcatcttgtcttaaaatgcataaaatatacattttgtgtagtttttgcttaattactgctctttTTTGAGTCTTTATATTCCAGGTaacaaataatcaattactaaattagttgatgagtatttgaataattgattaatcatgattaatccgattaatcgtttcagccctaatcaTTATATATTCaggatttatcttttttttcccctcccctccacggggtctttttgtgggctctagtgtcccttatattaaagtaggctgacagaaaagggggagggagagggaggaagacatgaggtaaatgtcgccgggtccgggattcaaacccgcgacggccacgtcgaggactcaaggcctccaaacgtgggtcgcgctgtccctacgccaccacagcacgccccaggATTTATCTCTTTGATTAACTGTTCCACTACAGCTCacattgaaaaagaaattataaatttgtcaaacatggacaataaataactaataactcaaaatattccatgttttgtttgggcaATTATACTTGCAGCAGTCGTATGTACATAATGgatcctttctttttttcttcttatttccaGTGAGTCCCATTATTGTGACTTTTGCAAGCAGAGTGAGCAGCACCGCCGGGTCATCAGTGGTTCTGCCCTGCAGAGCAGTTGGGGTTCAGCCCATCACATACAGCTGGACCAGAGCAGAGACTCGCTCTCCCATCAGCCGCACTGAAACCAAGCATGTTGACGGTGAGTCCTGGATGCGAAGTTTCATCTCCACACTCAGCCTAGATGCAACTACATGTCAGCTCTGCTTGATTCATAACTTATGTAGAAAATGGAGCCCTGCACATTTCCAGAGTTCAGCATTCGGATGCAGGAGAGTTCGTCTGTACTGCTGAGAACAGAGCTGGACGCCACCAGAGATGCACAGTCCTCACCGTCACAGGTGTGTTTATTCCTCTTCAGAAGCtgctttaaattacaaatgtgcgcaaagcTATGTCGTTATTCCCCTAATGTCGGAAAAAACtaacaatttcgcaattgcagtgtttccattaaatgagaaatgcaattaaaatcacgtgaATAAGTCTGTTCACTCGATAAGTCATAAAAATAGCATGCAGCGCctcatcctcctactacttcctgtcgtcttttcCGTCTTTTCAGTCAGTAGTAGCATCCTGCTGTTGGTCACATGACtcgtgatttaaaaaaaagtgtttccattgcagttttattgaAATACACGGATTTTgatgcagctgaaaaacaaccTCATCCCAGCACAAAAACGttttatctaaaaatgttttgtcaaaaaattccatgtttccattgagcaaatttattttcataattacaaTTCGCACAATTATCTGTGAATGAAAAGGCAGCAGTTCATACAGATTAAAATGGAATTAAAACAGAGAATGATTCAAAGCTTTACTTGAAATCTGGcgatttaattactttttaatctttctggaggttttttcttctcttgtttggatttaattattgattctgtaaatatttcttataCTAAAACTA
This window encodes:
- the LOC114154909 gene encoding roundabout homolog 3 isoform X2, with amino-acid sequence MKLHVGFLLLLLMELCSRMQVCVSICLLSQMTSLLCSLILFGSAVASLLGLEDVFFSPQDQTVKEGEAVFLQCVSGESSPAANVSWLKDGRIVTRGRQFQGEYGGGQQKKTSGTLHLFNATLQDDGIYVCVAHNSLLNISRRSKPAKLTVEGVPLGPKLVQGPDNITVTMGTEVSMQCTVRGFPVPMVHWFKDGCLLSRCSAAFSLLNNGQLLILRNVTKQDEGWYHCEASIQEETIKSQSAFLLLADMHWSFVQQPSSLTVRRGENVTLTCRPPYSRPEADVSWFKGNQLLSPAVNMTVLPSGDLFFHSIQEHDGGVYFCRASNSHLQRFLTSRRATLTVLAPPLVKLWPTVLMVPVGAPAVLQCEVSGHPLPSISWMKRGHSKQTGGKVALGQRNATLYIQSARIYDEAVYVCEASNVLGRSHSTALLRVAVSPIIVTFASRVSSTAGSSVVLPCRAVGVQPITYSWTRAETRSPISRTETKHVDENGALHISRVQHSDAGEFVCTAENRAGRHQRCTVLTVTGVFIPLQKLL